In one window of Nocardiopsis aegyptia DNA:
- a CDS encoding AGE family epimerase/isomerase, whose amino-acid sequence MTENRPFAPGGPAWLRDEERRLYAFAEGAAVPDGFGWLDSRGGVGRDRPTATWITARMTHVFSLAYLRGHEDAGRLADHGLAALSGPLRDAEYGGWFDHVPAVASWERSQEASRGSEAPGPPRKSAYEHAFVVLAAATATAAGRSGAAALLAEALEVVDTRFWEESAGAVRESWDAAWTETEDYRGANSNMHSVEAFLAAADATGDHRWTRRALSIAKRLVHGVAAEHDWRLPEHFTADWTPLPDYNRDRPDHPFRPFGSTTGHLLEWARLLLHLEAALIRAGDPVPDWLLSDAEQLFEHSVRRGWAVDGADGFVYTLDWEDRPVVRERMHWVVAEATMAAWALARRTGREDRVRDYERWWAYADRFHLDRELGSWRHELDAANAPAATVWPGKPDVYHAYQATLLPQGELAASIAGGITAVPGPVSSAPSDHPEVNS is encoded by the coding sequence TTGACTGAGAACCGACCTTTCGCTCCGGGCGGCCCCGCGTGGCTGCGCGACGAGGAGCGCAGGCTGTACGCCTTCGCCGAGGGCGCCGCGGTCCCCGACGGCTTCGGATGGCTGGACTCGCGGGGCGGGGTGGGCCGGGACCGGCCGACCGCCACCTGGATCACCGCGCGGATGACGCACGTGTTCTCCCTGGCGTACCTGCGCGGGCACGAGGACGCGGGCCGGCTGGCCGACCACGGTCTGGCGGCGCTGTCGGGTCCGCTGCGCGACGCCGAGTACGGCGGCTGGTTCGACCACGTGCCCGCCGTTGCATCCTGGGAGCGCTCCCAGGAAGCGTCGCGGGGTTCCGAGGCGCCCGGTCCCCCTCGCAAGTCGGCCTACGAGCACGCCTTCGTGGTCCTGGCCGCGGCCACCGCCACGGCCGCCGGCCGCTCCGGTGCCGCCGCGCTCCTGGCGGAGGCCCTGGAGGTCGTGGACACCCGGTTCTGGGAGGAGTCGGCCGGGGCGGTCCGCGAGAGCTGGGACGCGGCGTGGACGGAGACGGAGGACTACCGGGGCGCGAACAGCAACATGCACAGCGTCGAGGCCTTCCTCGCCGCCGCCGACGCCACCGGCGACCACCGGTGGACCCGCCGCGCCCTCTCCATCGCGAAACGCCTCGTCCACGGAGTGGCCGCCGAGCACGACTGGCGCCTGCCCGAGCACTTCACCGCCGACTGGACGCCTCTGCCCGACTACAACCGCGACCGGCCGGACCACCCTTTCCGGCCGTTCGGCAGCACCACCGGCCACCTGCTCGAATGGGCGCGGCTCCTGCTGCACCTGGAGGCAGCCCTCATCCGGGCGGGCGACCCCGTCCCGGACTGGCTGCTCTCCGACGCCGAGCAGTTGTTCGAGCACTCCGTCCGGCGCGGCTGGGCGGTGGACGGCGCCGACGGCTTCGTCTACACGCTGGACTGGGAGGACCGCCCGGTCGTCCGCGAACGCATGCACTGGGTGGTCGCCGAGGCCACGATGGCCGCCTGGGCCCTGGCCCGGCGCACCGGTCGGGAGGACCGCGTCCGCGACTACGAGCGGTGGTGGGCCTACGCCGACCGCTTCCACCTCGACCGGGAGCTCGGCAGCTGGCGGCACGAGCTCGACGCCGCCAACGCCCCCGCGGCCACCGTGTGGCCGGGCAAGCCCGACGTCTACCACGCCTACCAGGCGACCCTCCTGCCCCAGGGGGAGCTGGCGGCCTCGATCGCCGGCGGCATCACGGCCGTCCCCGGCCCCGTCTCCTCCGCCCCCTCCGACCACCCCGAGGTGAACTCGTGA
- a CDS encoding ABC transporter ATP-binding protein — MSAQYANGAAPGARTGTAPAAAAGNGSGGAEPILRVEGLSAHFGAVRALTDVSLAVPERGMCGVLGANGAGKTTLLRSLTGLHRASSGRVVLAGEDITRLPAEKVITRGLAHVPEGGGVIVELTVEENLRLGGLWRRDRRDRSTLNEVMELFPPLAERRNKSASTLSGGERQMLAIGRALMARPKVLLLDEPSLGLAPLITQQIFALLRDLRERTGLTVVLVEQNAAGALSVTDHGFVLNQGRVAAEGSSADLLSDDRMRHAYLGF; from the coding sequence ATGAGCGCGCAGTACGCGAACGGCGCCGCCCCGGGCGCGCGCACCGGTACGGCACCGGCGGCGGCCGCCGGAAACGGGAGCGGCGGGGCCGAGCCGATCCTGCGGGTCGAGGGCCTGAGCGCCCACTTCGGCGCCGTGCGAGCCCTGACCGACGTGTCCCTCGCCGTACCGGAGCGGGGCATGTGCGGAGTCCTCGGTGCCAACGGCGCGGGCAAGACCACGCTCCTGCGCTCCCTCACCGGGCTGCACCGGGCCTCCTCCGGCCGGGTGGTCCTCGCGGGCGAGGACATCACGCGGCTTCCCGCGGAGAAGGTCATCACCCGCGGCCTCGCCCACGTCCCCGAGGGCGGCGGCGTGATCGTCGAGCTCACCGTCGAGGAGAACCTGCGCCTGGGCGGCCTGTGGCGCAGGGACCGGCGCGACCGCTCCACGCTGAACGAGGTCATGGAGCTGTTCCCGCCGCTGGCCGAGCGGCGGAACAAGTCCGCCAGCACGCTCTCCGGCGGCGAGCGCCAGATGCTGGCCATCGGACGCGCCCTCATGGCCCGCCCCAAGGTCCTGCTCCTGGACGAGCCCTCCCTGGGCCTGGCCCCCCTCATCACGCAGCAGATCTTCGCCCTGCTGCGCGACCTGCGGGAGCGCACCGGCCTGACGGTCGTCCTCGTGGAACAGAACGCGGCCGGCGCCCTGTCGGTCACCGACCACGGGTTCGTCCTGAACCAGGGACGCGTGGCCGCCGAGGGCTCCTCGGCGGACCTGCTCTCCGACGACCGCATGCGCCACGCCTACCTCGGCTTCTGA
- a CDS encoding branched-chain amino acid ABC transporter permease has product MNHFINLTLSGLASGATYAALALSLVIIYQATRLVNFAQPALALLSVYTAYTVVQVTGSYWIGFASALTVGLVAGAVVERVIIRPIARVSELNGIIVTLGLLLIIQGGVGMVWGNEQHGLQYAFSYVGRFSPADAFALGSVAAVALLLFALYRYTPLGLRMRAAAFRPEAARLSGVKVGLMLTAGWGIASAIGALAGMLAGPPFLSPNVFDVVFVFGITAAVVGGLDNPFGAVIGGMLIGLGLTYVSGYAGPELATLAALAIVVLVLSVRPDGILSRPTARKV; this is encoded by the coding sequence ATGAACCACTTCATCAACCTGACCCTGAGCGGGCTGGCGTCCGGGGCCACGTACGCGGCGCTGGCGCTGTCCCTGGTCATCATCTACCAGGCCACGCGGCTGGTGAACTTCGCCCAGCCCGCGCTCGCCCTGCTGTCGGTGTACACCGCCTACACCGTGGTCCAGGTGACCGGCTCCTACTGGATCGGCTTCGCCAGTGCCCTGACGGTCGGCCTGGTCGCCGGAGCGGTGGTCGAACGGGTCATCATCCGGCCGATCGCCCGCGTCTCCGAACTCAACGGCATCATCGTCACCCTCGGGCTCCTGCTCATCATCCAGGGCGGCGTCGGGATGGTCTGGGGCAACGAGCAGCACGGACTCCAGTACGCGTTCAGCTACGTCGGGCGCTTCTCGCCCGCCGACGCGTTCGCGCTGGGCTCGGTCGCCGCGGTCGCCCTGCTGCTGTTCGCCCTGTACCGGTACACACCGCTCGGGCTGCGCATGCGCGCCGCCGCCTTCCGCCCGGAGGCGGCCCGGCTCAGCGGCGTCAAGGTGGGCCTGATGCTCACCGCCGGCTGGGGCATCGCCTCGGCCATCGGCGCGCTGGCGGGCATGCTCGCCGGACCGCCGTTCCTCTCCCCGAACGTGTTCGACGTCGTCTTCGTCTTCGGCATCACCGCGGCCGTGGTGGGCGGTCTGGACAACCCGTTCGGCGCCGTCATCGGCGGCATGCTCATCGGCCTGGGCCTGACCTACGTGTCCGGCTACGCGGGGCCCGAACTGGCGACTCTCGCCGCCCTCGCCATCGTGGTCCTCGTACTGAGCGTGCGGCCCGACGGCATCCTGTCCCGCCCGACCGCGCGAAAGGTGTAG
- a CDS encoding carbohydrate kinase family protein has protein sequence MSHGHPRLLVIGENVMDLLPAGEDGGLLRAAPGGGPANTAVAASRLGVPTRLLARIGSDGFGDRIRRRLLAEGLDPDGLLAAEEPSALALASLGPDGSARYDFRMDDAADWRWRAGELPDELEPGVRALHAASIALFRDPGATLIESMLRREHGRGGVTITLDPNIRHEVIGDPASARALALRHAAQAHVVKASDEDLAFLYPDLAPREAVRSLAALGPALVVATLGGNGAFAVCHGREVAVPAPEVEVVDTVGAGDSFMGALLYWLDRADLLGDGPRARLATLTADDVEDLLRFAARAAAYTVTREGADPPTIAQVEVRQAGGA, from the coding sequence GTGAGCCACGGACACCCCCGTCTCCTCGTCATCGGCGAGAACGTCATGGACCTGCTGCCGGCGGGGGAGGACGGCGGCCTCCTGCGCGCGGCGCCCGGCGGCGGCCCCGCCAACACGGCGGTCGCGGCCTCCCGCCTGGGCGTTCCCACCCGCCTGCTGGCGCGGATCGGCTCCGACGGGTTCGGCGACCGCATCCGCCGGCGGCTCCTGGCGGAGGGACTGGACCCGGACGGCCTGCTCGCGGCGGAGGAGCCGTCCGCGCTCGCGCTCGCCTCGCTCGGCCCGGACGGCTCGGCCCGCTACGACTTCCGGATGGACGACGCGGCCGACTGGCGGTGGCGCGCCGGTGAGCTCCCCGACGAGCTGGAACCCGGTGTGCGCGCCCTGCACGCCGCCTCCATCGCCCTGTTCCGGGACCCCGGGGCCACGCTCATCGAGTCGATGCTGCGCCGCGAGCACGGGCGCGGCGGCGTCACGATCACCCTGGACCCCAACATCCGCCACGAGGTGATCGGCGACCCGGCGTCCGCGCGTGCCCTGGCCCTGCGCCACGCCGCGCAGGCGCACGTGGTCAAGGCCAGTGACGAGGACCTCGCCTTCCTGTACCCGGACCTGGCCCCGCGGGAGGCGGTCCGGTCGCTCGCGGCGCTGGGTCCCGCCCTGGTCGTGGCCACGCTGGGCGGGAACGGGGCGTTCGCGGTCTGCCACGGGCGGGAGGTCGCGGTCCCCGCGCCCGAGGTCGAGGTGGTGGACACGGTCGGCGCGGGCGACTCCTTCATGGGCGCCCTGCTCTACTGGCTGGACCGCGCCGACCTGCTGGGCGACGGCCCCCGGGCCCGGCTCGCGACCCTGACCGCGGACGACGTGGAGGACCTGCTCCGCTTCGCCGCGCGGGCCGCCGCGTACACCGTGACGCGGGAGGGCGCGGACCCGCCGACCATCGCGCAGGTGGAGGTGCGCCAGGCCGGCGGCGCCTGA
- a CDS encoding helix-turn-helix transcriptional regulator: MAGSYTGPPSHRLRGRENELRLLADALGEARARRGACLLLSGGPGRGKTSLLEHTRAMAGDFTVLYAGGVPDESDLAFAGLQRLLRPVEPVADRMAEDRRDLLRRTLGGGAVADADRFAFYTGVLELLTLAAQEEPLLLCVDDTDRLDGPSLDSLAFVARRLTGTPVAAVFAAHGGHDKPTGARLPSSVDEPTPDALIPGVTEHIVEPLPERAIHDVITDHAPVAVGSAVRTALVAAAHGNPAAVLGFLRCLTDGQLLGNDPLPETLRLDGRLRADLLTPYTELAEPTRHLLLLAALSREPRAHVILAAGAGDQDPAPTIADLEPAEERGLVRVDGDAIVFTDPLLREAIAQGSAAGRLRAAHRELAAVVDAEHAPVDFALHTSSGTGSPDTGLAAAVAEAALHAKRLEGSLAASLTYERAAGLTPESDERACRLTSAAYESYVAGRSDRAARLLGRARPLAVSDRRRATVDLIDAQLYMRGGNAIDAADRLLAAGRDLMPHDHTLALRAFVRAADSASLAGDPVRFGRITDLALPLVRPDSSPSTRLIGAYLEGCAVSFRGDYVRSTPLLRSVNALAAEIDKPSELIWAGVTGLRLGDAPYVRSVTSRAVEVARVRVETANVPAALGFLVFSEFWSGRFPSAAGTALTGLRVARECGQSVWATQHLASLAMIAAIQGDVETCRIRAKAVAAQAGENSLGLASALAAWAQAVLELSRGNAADAFFRLRALAHAGPGHGHPTMRLLTAPHFVEAATRMGETDWAHTSLAGYRRWAEAVDSPGVLALAARCSGLLACGDEAADHFENALALHRACGDDDVEHARTQLLFGAFLRRARLPGRAREHLYNALESFERFGARLWVRQTRAELRAIGTSERGPDPSATSELTAQQQQIARLVAEGATNREVAAHMFISPRTVEHHLRGIFRKLNIRSRVDLARLFN; encoded by the coding sequence GTGGCTGGCAGTTACACGGGACCCCCGAGTCATCGACTCCGGGGCCGCGAAAACGAACTGAGGCTCCTCGCCGACGCACTCGGCGAAGCGAGGGCCCGGCGCGGGGCGTGCCTGCTGCTCTCCGGCGGTCCCGGCCGCGGCAAGACCTCCCTGTTGGAGCACACCCGCGCCATGGCCGGTGATTTCACCGTCCTGTACGCCGGTGGCGTCCCCGACGAGTCCGACCTCGCCTTCGCTGGTCTGCAGCGCCTGCTGCGCCCGGTCGAGCCGGTCGCCGACCGCATGGCCGAGGACCGGCGGGACCTGCTGCGCCGCACACTGGGCGGCGGCGCGGTCGCCGACGCGGACCGGTTCGCCTTCTACACCGGAGTCCTGGAACTCCTCACCCTCGCCGCCCAGGAAGAGCCGCTGCTGCTCTGCGTCGACGACACCGACCGGTTGGACGGCCCGTCGCTGGACTCGCTCGCCTTCGTCGCCCGGCGGCTGACCGGTACCCCCGTGGCCGCGGTCTTCGCCGCCCACGGCGGACACGACAAGCCCACCGGCGCGCGGCTGCCCTCCTCCGTCGACGAGCCCACCCCGGACGCGCTCATCCCCGGCGTCACCGAGCACATCGTCGAACCGCTGCCCGAGCGCGCGATCCACGACGTCATCACCGACCACGCCCCGGTCGCGGTCGGGTCGGCCGTGCGCACCGCGCTCGTGGCCGCCGCGCACGGCAACCCCGCGGCCGTCCTCGGCTTCCTGCGCTGCCTCACCGACGGCCAGCTGCTCGGGAACGACCCCCTGCCGGAGACCCTGCGCCTCGACGGCCGCCTGCGCGCCGACCTCCTCACCCCCTACACGGAGCTCGCCGAGCCCACCCGGCACCTGCTCCTGCTCGCCGCGCTCTCCCGGGAACCGCGCGCCCACGTGATCCTGGCCGCCGGTGCGGGCGACCAGGACCCGGCGCCGACCATCGCCGACCTGGAGCCCGCCGAGGAGCGCGGCCTCGTGCGCGTGGACGGCGACGCCATCGTCTTCACCGACCCCCTCCTGCGCGAGGCGATCGCGCAGGGCAGCGCGGCCGGCCGGCTCCGCGCCGCCCACCGGGAGCTGGCGGCGGTCGTGGACGCCGAGCACGCCCCCGTCGACTTCGCGCTGCACACCTCCTCCGGCACCGGGAGCCCGGACACCGGCCTCGCCGCCGCCGTCGCCGAGGCCGCGCTCCACGCCAAGCGGCTGGAGGGCTCCCTGGCGGCCTCGCTCACCTACGAGCGCGCCGCCGGCCTGACGCCCGAGTCCGACGAGCGCGCCTGCCGCCTCACCTCGGCGGCCTACGAGTCCTACGTGGCCGGGCGCTCGGACCGCGCCGCGCGACTGCTCGGCCGCGCGCGCCCCCTCGCGGTCTCCGACCGCCGCCGCGCCACCGTCGACCTCATCGACGCCCAGCTGTACATGCGCGGCGGCAACGCCATCGACGCCGCCGACCGGCTGCTGGCGGCGGGCCGCGACCTCATGCCGCACGACCACACGCTGGCCCTGCGCGCCTTCGTCCGCGCCGCCGACTCCGCGTCCCTGGCGGGCGACCCGGTGCGCTTCGGCCGCATCACCGACCTGGCCCTGCCGCTGGTGCGGCCGGACAGCTCACCGTCCACACGGCTCATCGGCGCCTACCTGGAGGGGTGCGCGGTCTCCTTCCGCGGCGACTACGTCCGCTCCACGCCCCTGCTGCGCAGCGTCAACGCGCTGGCCGCCGAGATCGACAAGCCCTCGGAGCTGATCTGGGCCGGCGTGACCGGCCTCCGGCTGGGCGACGCGCCCTACGTGCGGTCGGTGACCTCGCGGGCCGTGGAGGTCGCGCGCGTGCGGGTCGAGACCGCCAACGTCCCGGCCGCCCTGGGCTTCCTCGTCTTCTCGGAGTTCTGGAGCGGGCGCTTCCCGTCGGCGGCGGGCACCGCGCTGACCGGTCTGCGGGTCGCCCGCGAGTGCGGCCAGTCGGTGTGGGCGACCCAGCACCTGGCCTCGCTGGCCATGATCGCCGCGATCCAGGGCGACGTGGAGACCTGCCGGATCCGGGCCAAGGCCGTGGCCGCCCAGGCGGGCGAGAACAGTCTCGGCCTGGCCTCGGCGCTGGCCGCCTGGGCCCAGGCGGTCCTGGAGCTGTCGCGCGGCAACGCCGCCGACGCGTTCTTCCGGCTGCGCGCGCTCGCGCACGCCGGCCCCGGCCACGGCCACCCGACCATGCGGCTGCTGACCGCGCCCCACTTCGTGGAGGCCGCGACCCGCATGGGGGAGACCGACTGGGCGCACACCTCCCTGGCGGGCTACCGCCGCTGGGCGGAGGCGGTGGACAGCCCGGGCGTACTGGCCCTGGCCGCCCGCTGCTCCGGACTGCTGGCCTGCGGCGACGAGGCCGCGGACCACTTCGAGAACGCTCTGGCCCTGCACCGGGCCTGCGGTGACGACGACGTCGAACACGCGCGCACCCAACTGCTCTTCGGCGCGTTCCTGCGCAGGGCCCGCCTCCCCGGCCGGGCCCGTGAACACCTCTACAACGCGCTGGAGTCGTTCGAGCGCTTCGGAGCCCGGCTGTGGGTGCGACAGACCCGCGCCGAGCTGCGAGCCATCGGGACCTCGGAGAGGGGGCCCGATCCCTCCGCCACCAGCGAGCTGACCGCGCAGCAACAGCAGATCGCGCGGCTCGTCGCGGAGGGGGCCACCAACCGCGAGGTGGCCGCGCACATGTTCATCAGCCCGCGCACGGTCGAACACCACCTGCGCGGCATCTTCCGAAAGCTCAACATCAGGTCCCGGGTGGACCTGGCACGCCTGTTCAACTGA
- a CDS encoding ABC transporter ATP-binding protein, whose translation MTTTARDQLLSADGVTVRFGGLTALDDVGLRVAPGSVVGLIGPNGAGKTTLFNVLSGVLRPTSGTISWKGGPPPGRSPHHLARAGISRTFQGLNLFPMMTVLENVVAGADRTARGGPVSLVTGLGRHHRDERELRARAEATLRRFGIAEFAARLPGTLPYGIQKQVALARACVADPELLLLDEPASGLSGQQIDDLARQIRGFSEHMAVVLVEHHMDLVMRVCDHIVVLNFGRVISTGTPEEVQADPAVTEAYLGTPAEDTATVPRGGGSAVSDPSHSDGGTR comes from the coding sequence ATGACAACGACCGCACGTGACCAACTACTGAGCGCGGACGGGGTGACCGTGCGCTTCGGGGGCCTGACCGCCCTCGACGACGTCGGGCTGCGGGTCGCCCCCGGTAGCGTCGTCGGTCTCATCGGCCCCAACGGAGCGGGCAAGACCACGTTGTTCAACGTGCTCTCCGGGGTGCTGCGACCCACGTCCGGCACCATCTCGTGGAAGGGCGGACCGCCGCCCGGCCGCAGCCCGCACCACCTGGCCCGGGCCGGGATCTCGCGCACGTTCCAGGGCCTGAACCTCTTCCCGATGATGACCGTCCTGGAGAACGTGGTGGCCGGCGCCGACCGGACCGCGCGGGGCGGACCCGTCTCGCTCGTCACCGGCCTGGGACGGCACCACCGCGACGAGCGCGAGCTGCGCGCCCGCGCCGAGGCGACCCTGCGGCGGTTCGGGATCGCCGAGTTCGCCGCGCGGCTGCCCGGCACCCTGCCCTACGGCATCCAGAAGCAGGTGGCGCTGGCCCGCGCCTGCGTCGCCGACCCCGAACTCCTGCTCCTCGACGAACCCGCGAGCGGACTGTCCGGCCAGCAGATCGACGACCTCGCCCGCCAGATCCGCGGGTTCAGCGAGCACATGGCCGTGGTCCTGGTCGAGCACCACATGGACCTGGTCATGCGGGTGTGCGACCACATCGTGGTGCTGAACTTCGGCCGGGTCATCTCCACCGGCACCCCGGAGGAGGTCCAGGCCGACCCCGCCGTCACCGAGGCCTACCTCGGCACCCCCGCGGAGGACACCGCCACGGTGCCCCGCGGCGGCGGATCCGCCGTGTCCGACCCCTCGCACTCCGACGGAGGCACACGATGA